In one window of Dyella thiooxydans DNA:
- a CDS encoding EAL domain-containing protein: protein MQTMQEPPHEPVHLSGEQLVRLMELQRRLLDLVARGGPLSERLDEACRLFESFVPGAMATVMRLGPSGRLHFVSAPSVPVAVQTLLDGVVPGPDSGSCACAAWTGEPAFVSDAREDPRWASLRDVAAEHGIGACWSAPVRLRSREVAGTFALTSFERRLPDVLHRQLMELGAGVAGLLFDQAAEHERQEADGAELRRMALVASRVPVGVAITDLDGRIQWVNEGFRSLGGLGDEDLLGHLRGEVMLGERTDRKALQALHEAIAACQPFAGMLVDYRRDGGFAIVQVASTPRRDAAGRCEGALLVETDVTASRRLADFNALLAEVTECASAYDDALPLLQRVCELAVAHAGLCLAWVGQPGPDGWFEFLASAGPAIGYMEGLRISADPELPEGGGSTGRTWREGGGYYNRSFAHAGFLAPWRERAARFAIGASATLPIRRGGRMWAVLTVYHLREDMFDTELRTVLEAIAGSISRGLDRLDLVHREREIQALNQSMLDSTTVGVLLLRERVVARANERAAQLLGAAGAQALLGTRAIDLYADRAQGEAMPGRIAEAFAKDGRAVMEVAARRLDGDQVWLRIEGAPFLRAGFDQIWTLVDISGQREALASQALLARALASVKEGVIITDAEQRTVYVNRAFETITGYGPDDILGRNCRLLQGELTDPGMRARIIARLSAKDSFEGEILNYRKDGRSFWNLLAITPLRDEAGQVTHFVGVQRNIDEIRALRDRLEYLAFHDDLTGLPNRRELDRHLPGAIAAAQAARRALAVGKIDLDDFRVVNESFGPSRGDQLLQQLSQRIRQRLAPGEFLARVGGDEFVVVLSSRGAAFTDEELDACAGRLGEAFADPVSLAPGLQVEVSQSMGIALFPDDGAEGGLLLRNAEEALYQCKQNRRSRRRWWLRHGTAPAADAHVEQSIEAYGEDASRLLRKLASQTDAVQQTFIEEFYRRLGDEPHSREILDGLAPADLALLRERQGEHLRRLAGGDLSWERLQEESRRLGRIHALVGVDGAQLMYWMAVYRDMLSAHFNAQPMLARERYQVVQLLDQRIRDDMQIQLQAQAETNEQFVEMVLQALPASWGSWTDAMGSELAQLARMPGIACALVLRQSSEGVFSVEASDGPLAPQVTALFAAEGGEIGPLRPPSDSLLIRAWQSGRVHASASLVRSTRVDSWGELDEHMLRLGIRAGAHLPVLDAQGQPVALLVVLGRFPRQFGGTVMQQFTRNLQQRWSEIWQRGTRPPPPVSQEQAVAYRRRLFEGGLQMAMQPIVDLRDGKLAKVEALARLVLEDGTMVGPDVFIPLLRQVELDRLFVRGLDIALAALCAWQAEGLVVDVSINLPPLTLAEPACASWVAQALATHRVAPHRLVLEVLETQQFDELVRDENVQRLLDLGVQLAMDDLGSGYSSLRRLASLPFSAIKVDQDLLKRLRSEPAQTISLVSAVIQMGRDFGCDVVVEGLEDVGMIEVARLLGARYGQGYGLGRPMPVEALPCWHRQTRMPDLSAPLSTRIGAVAFQWWSIRHRSLHAATLEACPMSVLLAQLGDSGQAARVLHDRQHAEPHNSAVARDLLDALEALVRSRPVD from the coding sequence ATGCAAACGATGCAGGAGCCACCGCACGAACCGGTGCACCTGTCCGGGGAACAACTGGTCCGCCTGATGGAGCTGCAGCGTCGGCTGCTCGACCTGGTGGCGCGCGGGGGACCGTTGTCGGAGCGGCTGGACGAGGCTTGCCGCCTGTTCGAGTCCTTCGTGCCGGGCGCCATGGCCACGGTGATGCGGCTGGGGCCTTCCGGGCGGCTGCACTTCGTCAGCGCTCCCAGCGTACCCGTCGCCGTCCAGACGCTGCTGGACGGCGTCGTTCCGGGCCCGGACTCCGGCTCCTGCGCATGCGCGGCCTGGACCGGCGAACCCGCCTTCGTCAGCGATGCCCGTGAGGATCCACGCTGGGCCTCGCTGCGCGACGTGGCGGCGGAGCACGGAATCGGCGCCTGCTGGTCGGCCCCGGTGCGACTGCGTTCGCGGGAAGTGGCCGGCACGTTTGCGTTGACCTCCTTCGAACGTCGCCTGCCCGACGTGCTTCATCGCCAGCTGATGGAGCTGGGCGCCGGCGTGGCCGGTCTCCTGTTCGACCAGGCGGCGGAGCATGAGCGCCAGGAGGCCGATGGCGCGGAACTGCGACGCATGGCGCTGGTGGCATCCCGGGTGCCGGTCGGGGTGGCGATCACCGATCTCGACGGGCGCATCCAGTGGGTGAATGAGGGCTTCCGCAGCCTCGGGGGCCTCGGCGACGAGGACTTGCTCGGGCACCTCCGCGGCGAGGTGATGCTGGGCGAGCGCACCGACCGGAAGGCCCTGCAGGCCCTGCATGAGGCGATCGCTGCGTGCCAGCCATTCGCCGGGATGCTGGTGGACTACCGGCGGGACGGTGGTTTCGCCATCGTGCAGGTGGCCAGCACGCCACGGCGCGACGCCGCGGGCCGCTGCGAGGGGGCACTGCTGGTGGAGACCGACGTAACCGCCAGCCGCCGCCTGGCCGACTTCAATGCCCTGCTGGCCGAGGTCACCGAGTGCGCCTCCGCCTACGACGATGCCCTGCCGCTGTTGCAGCGCGTCTGCGAGCTCGCGGTAGCGCACGCGGGGCTGTGTCTGGCCTGGGTCGGCCAGCCGGGACCGGATGGCTGGTTCGAGTTCCTTGCCAGCGCCGGCCCGGCGATCGGCTACATGGAGGGTCTTCGGATCAGCGCGGATCCGGAGCTGCCGGAAGGCGGCGGATCCACCGGGCGCACCTGGCGCGAGGGGGGCGGCTACTACAACCGCTCGTTCGCCCACGCCGGCTTTCTGGCTCCTTGGCGGGAGCGCGCCGCGCGCTTCGCGATCGGCGCCAGCGCCACGCTGCCGATCCGCCGGGGTGGCCGCATGTGGGCGGTGCTTACCGTCTACCACCTGCGTGAGGACATGTTCGATACCGAGCTGCGGACGGTGCTCGAAGCCATCGCCGGCAGCATCTCGAGGGGGCTGGACCGGCTCGACCTGGTCCACCGCGAACGCGAGATCCAGGCGCTCAACCAGTCCATGCTCGACAGCACCACGGTGGGGGTTCTGCTGCTGCGTGAGCGGGTCGTGGCGCGGGCCAACGAACGCGCCGCCCAACTGCTCGGGGCCGCCGGTGCGCAGGCGCTGCTCGGCACGCGCGCGATCGATCTCTACGCCGACCGTGCGCAGGGCGAGGCCATGCCCGGGCGCATCGCGGAGGCGTTCGCGAAGGACGGGCGCGCGGTGATGGAGGTGGCGGCCCGCCGCCTCGACGGCGACCAGGTCTGGCTGCGGATCGAGGGGGCTCCGTTCCTGCGGGCGGGCTTCGACCAGATCTGGACCCTGGTCGACATCAGCGGGCAGCGCGAGGCGCTGGCCTCCCAGGCGCTGCTGGCGCGCGCGCTCGCCTCGGTCAAGGAGGGGGTGATCATCACCGATGCCGAGCAGCGTACGGTCTACGTGAACCGCGCCTTCGAAACGATCACCGGGTACGGCCCGGACGACATCCTCGGTCGCAACTGCCGTCTGCTGCAGGGCGAGCTGACCGATCCGGGCATGCGCGCCCGGATCATCGCTCGCCTGTCTGCCAAAGACAGCTTCGAGGGCGAGATCCTCAACTACCGCAAGGACGGCCGCAGCTTCTGGAACCTGCTGGCGATCACGCCGTTGCGCGACGAGGCGGGGCAGGTGACCCATTTCGTGGGCGTGCAGCGCAACATCGACGAGATCCGCGCCTTGCGCGACCGGCTCGAGTACCTGGCCTTCCACGACGACCTCACCGGCCTGCCGAACCGGCGCGAACTGGATCGGCACTTGCCGGGCGCGATCGCCGCCGCCCAGGCCGCGCGACGGGCGCTGGCGGTCGGCAAGATCGACCTGGACGACTTCAGGGTGGTCAACGAGAGCTTCGGTCCGAGTCGCGGTGACCAGTTGTTGCAGCAGTTGTCCCAGCGCATCCGCCAGCGGCTTGCGCCGGGCGAGTTCCTGGCGCGCGTAGGCGGCGACGAGTTCGTCGTGGTGCTGTCCAGCCGGGGGGCCGCCTTCACCGACGAAGAGCTGGATGCCTGCGCCGGCCGCCTCGGCGAGGCGTTCGCCGACCCGGTGTCACTTGCACCGGGCCTGCAGGTGGAAGTCTCCCAGAGCATGGGTATCGCGTTGTTTCCCGACGATGGCGCCGAAGGCGGCCTGCTGCTGCGCAATGCCGAGGAGGCGCTGTACCAGTGCAAGCAGAACCGACGCAGTCGCCGACGCTGGTGGCTTCGCCACGGAACGGCACCGGCGGCGGATGCCCACGTCGAGCAGTCCATCGAGGCCTACGGCGAGGACGCCTCGCGCCTGCTGCGCAAGCTGGCATCGCAGACGGATGCCGTGCAGCAGACCTTCATCGAGGAGTTCTACCGGCGCCTGGGCGACGAGCCGCATTCGCGCGAGATCCTCGACGGGCTGGCCCCCGCCGACCTCGCCCTCCTGCGCGAACGCCAGGGTGAACACCTGCGCCGACTGGCCGGTGGCGACCTGTCGTGGGAACGACTGCAGGAAGAGAGCCGGCGGCTCGGACGCATCCACGCCCTGGTCGGCGTGGACGGTGCCCAGCTGATGTACTGGATGGCGGTGTATCGCGACATGCTGAGTGCCCACTTCAACGCCCAGCCGATGCTCGCCCGCGAGCGCTACCAGGTGGTGCAGCTGCTGGACCAGCGCATCCGCGACGACATGCAGATCCAGCTGCAGGCGCAGGCCGAGACCAACGAGCAGTTCGTCGAGATGGTCCTGCAGGCGCTGCCTGCCTCGTGGGGGTCGTGGACGGATGCGATGGGCAGCGAGCTCGCCCAGCTTGCCCGGATGCCCGGCATCGCCTGTGCGCTGGTGCTGCGGCAGAGTTCCGAGGGCGTGTTCAGCGTGGAGGCCAGCGACGGGCCGCTGGCGCCGCAGGTAACCGCATTGTTCGCTGCCGAAGGTGGCGAGATCGGACCGCTGCGCCCGCCTTCCGATTCGTTGCTGATACGTGCCTGGCAGTCCGGTCGGGTGCATGCGTCCGCCTCGCTCGTGCGATCGACCCGCGTCGACAGCTGGGGCGAACTGGACGAGCACATGCTGCGCCTGGGGATCCGCGCCGGAGCCCACCTGCCGGTGCTGGACGCGCAGGGGCAGCCGGTGGCGCTGCTGGTGGTGCTCGGCCGTTTCCCGCGCCAGTTCGGCGGCACGGTGATGCAGCAGTTCACCCGCAACCTGCAGCAGCGCTGGAGCGAGATCTGGCAGCGCGGCACGCGCCCGCCGCCGCCGGTCTCGCAGGAACAGGCGGTTGCCTATCGCCGCCGCCTGTTCGAGGGCGGGCTGCAGATGGCGATGCAGCCCATCGTGGACCTGCGCGATGGCAAGCTGGCCAAGGTGGAGGCGCTGGCGCGGCTGGTGCTGGAGGACGGGACCATGGTCGGCCCCGACGTGTTCATCCCGCTACTGCGCCAGGTCGAGCTGGACCGCCTGTTCGTGCGCGGGCTGGACATCGCGCTCGCTGCACTGTGCGCCTGGCAGGCCGAAGGCCTGGTGGTCGACGTGTCGATCAACCTGCCGCCACTGACCCTGGCCGAGCCGGCCTGCGCATCCTGGGTGGCGCAGGCGCTGGCCACGCACCGGGTGGCGCCGCACCGGCTGGTGCTGGAGGTCCTGGAGACGCAGCAGTTCGACGAGCTGGTGCGCGACGAGAACGTGCAGCGCCTGCTCGATCTCGGCGTGCAGCTGGCCATGGACGACCTGGGCTCCGGCTACAGCAGCCTGCGCCGGCTGGCGAGCCTGCCTTTCAGCGCAATCAAGGTCGACCAGGACCTGCTCAAGCGCCTGCGCAGCGAGCCGGCGCAGACCATCAGCCTGGTCAGCGCGGTGATCCAGATGGGCCGCGACTTCGGCTGCGATGTGGTGGTGGAGGGGCTGGAGGACGTGGGCATGATCGAGGTCGCCCGCCTGCTCGGCGCCCGTTACGGGCAGGGCTATGGCCTCGGTCGCCCGATGCCGGTCGAGGCGCTGCCGTGCTGGCATCGCCAGACGCGCATGCCCGACCTGTCCGCGCCGCTGTCCACGCGCATCGGTGCGGTCGCGTTCCAGTGGTGGTCGATCAGGCATCGCTCGCTGCACGCCGCCACGCTCGAGGCCTGCCCGATGAGTGTCCTGCTGGCGCAACTGGGCGACTCCGGTCAGGCGGCACGCGTGCTCCACGATCGGCAGCACGCCGAGCCGCACAACAGCGCAGTTGCCCGCGACCTGCTCGATGCACTGGAAGCGCTGGTGCGATCGCGCCCGGTCGACTAG
- a CDS encoding M16 family metallopeptidase — MKKSSMSAVIGMLLAAGAIGQVQAAAVPADVTRATLDNGLRVVIVRDTLAPVVTTELNYLVGSDEVPAAFPGTAHAMEHMMFRGSPGLSKDQLAAIAANMGGAFNADTTQGVTQYYFVTPSQDLDVALHVESLRMRGVDVTEKDWAKERGAIEQEVSRDLSNPSYKAYEQLQAQLFAGTPYGHTPLGTRASFDKTSAAMLKRFHDTWYAPNNAILVIAGDVDPAATLARVKQEFGDIPRSQLPARPEFSFKPVQAKAVALPTDSPYGSVYLAYRLPGMKAKDYATAAVLGQALASKRAGLFGMGMDGTALYGGFAAQFMPQAGFGMAVGIFPRGGNPQPVLARMRSILAQAASKGVDPALVDAAKRQAIAALEFKKNSVDGLANAWSQALAFEGLDSPDAIRQAIEAVTPAQVDALARATFDPAHAVTAILTPESSGKPIAGKGFGGAESFASSPDKPVQLPEWAAKAFAKLSVPKSSLHPVDYHLANGMRLIVQPEAISNTVVAFGRVQTNQDLQAPKGEEGVADVLGQLFQFGTTHLDRLQYQAALDAISARASAGSSFSLAVPSTHFAEGMKLLADAELHPALPAKAFPIVQRQTAGFVAGQVQSPDFLTQIGLDQALLPAGDPELRHATPQSVMGLTLDKVKQYYAQVFRPDMTTLVVVGKVDPAQVKQVVEQAFGDWKASGPKPEVDYAAVPANHAGQLHVPDTSASQDSVTMAQTIDVTRDDPDRYALNLGNEVLGGGFYASRLYHDLRDTRGLVYSVGTSFDYGRNRSTYSVDYGADPDKVKAASALVVQDLKQMQTTPVSPADLDRAKGILLRQMPLGESSFGGIGGQLLGLAIEGKPLDATTVAAKHYLEMTALQVQQAFAKHVRPEAFVTAVKGPAPKG; from the coding sequence ATGAAGAAGAGTTCGATGAGTGCCGTGATCGGCATGCTTCTGGCGGCCGGTGCGATCGGCCAGGTTCAGGCCGCGGCGGTCCCCGCCGACGTCACCCGGGCCACGCTGGACAACGGCCTGCGCGTGGTGATCGTGCGCGATACCCTGGCGCCGGTGGTGACCACCGAGCTGAACTACCTGGTCGGCTCGGACGAGGTGCCGGCGGCGTTCCCGGGCACGGCGCACGCGATGGAGCACATGATGTTCCGTGGCAGCCCGGGACTGAGCAAGGACCAGCTCGCCGCGATCGCGGCGAACATGGGCGGCGCGTTCAACGCCGATACCACCCAGGGCGTCACCCAGTACTACTTCGTCACGCCGTCGCAGGACCTGGACGTGGCATTGCACGTCGAGTCGCTGCGCATGCGCGGCGTGGACGTGACCGAGAAGGACTGGGCGAAGGAGCGCGGCGCGATCGAGCAGGAAGTCTCGCGCGACCTGTCCAACCCGTCCTACAAGGCCTACGAGCAGTTGCAGGCTCAGTTGTTCGCCGGCACACCCTACGGCCACACGCCGCTGGGCACGCGTGCCTCGTTCGACAAGACGTCGGCGGCGATGCTCAAGCGGTTCCACGACACCTGGTACGCGCCGAACAACGCGATCCTGGTGATTGCCGGCGACGTCGATCCGGCTGCGACGCTGGCCAGGGTGAAGCAGGAGTTCGGCGACATCCCGCGCAGCCAGCTGCCGGCGCGGCCGGAATTTTCCTTCAAGCCCGTGCAGGCCAAGGCGGTCGCCCTGCCGACCGACAGTCCCTACGGTTCGGTGTACCTGGCCTATCGCCTGCCCGGCATGAAGGCGAAGGATTACGCCACGGCCGCGGTGCTCGGCCAGGCGCTGGCGTCCAAGCGTGCCGGACTGTTCGGCATGGGCATGGACGGCACCGCGCTCTACGGCGGCTTCGCCGCGCAGTTCATGCCGCAGGCCGGCTTCGGCATGGCGGTCGGCATCTTCCCGCGTGGCGGCAACCCGCAGCCGGTGCTGGCACGGATGCGTTCGATCCTGGCGCAGGCGGCCAGCAAGGGCGTTGATCCGGCATTGGTCGATGCGGCCAAGCGCCAGGCGATCGCGGCGCTGGAATTCAAGAAGAACTCGGTGGATGGGCTGGCCAACGCCTGGTCGCAGGCGTTGGCATTCGAGGGGCTCGACTCGCCGGATGCGATCAGGCAGGCGATCGAGGCGGTGACCCCGGCGCAGGTCGATGCGCTGGCCAGGGCGACCTTCGATCCTGCCCATGCCGTGACCGCCATCCTGACCCCGGAGAGCTCGGGCAAGCCGATTGCGGGCAAGGGCTTCGGCGGCGCGGAAAGCTTCGCCTCCAGCCCGGACAAGCCGGTGCAGCTGCCCGAGTGGGCGGCCAAGGCCTTCGCCAAGCTGAGCGTGCCGAAGTCCTCGCTGCACCCGGTCGACTACCACCTCGCCAACGGCATGCGGCTGATCGTGCAGCCGGAGGCGATCAGCAACACCGTGGTGGCCTTCGGCCGCGTGCAGACCAACCAGGACCTGCAGGCACCCAAGGGTGAGGAGGGCGTCGCCGACGTGCTGGGTCAACTGTTCCAGTTCGGCACCACCCACCTCGACCGCCTGCAGTACCAGGCCGCGCTCGACGCGATCAGCGCCCGTGCGTCCGCCGGCAGCAGCTTCTCGCTGGCGGTGCCGTCGACCCACTTCGCCGAGGGCATGAAGTTGCTGGCCGATGCCGAGCTGCACCCGGCGCTGCCGGCCAAGGCGTTCCCGATCGTGCAGCGGCAGACGGCCGGCTTCGTCGCCGGACAGGTGCAGTCGCCGGATTTCCTGACCCAGATCGGCCTGGACCAGGCGCTGCTGCCGGCCGGCGATCCGGAGCTGCGCCACGCCACGCCGCAGAGCGTGATGGGCCTGACCCTGGACAAGGTGAAGCAGTATTACGCCCAGGTGTTCCGACCGGACATGACCACCCTGGTGGTGGTCGGCAAGGTCGATCCGGCGCAGGTGAAGCAGGTGGTGGAGCAGGCCTTTGGTGATTGGAAGGCGAGCGGGCCGAAACCCGAGGTGGACTACGCCGCGGTGCCGGCGAACCATGCCGGCCAGCTGCACGTGCCCGACACCAGCGCCAGCCAGGACAGCGTGACGATGGCGCAGACCATCGACGTCACCCGCGACGATCCGGACCGCTATGCGCTGAACCTCGGCAACGAGGTGCTGGGCGGCGGCTTCTACGCCTCGCGCCTCTACCACGACCTGCGCGATACCCGCGGCCTGGTCTACAGCGTCGGTACCAGCTTCGACTACGGCAGGAACCGCAGCACCTACTCGGTGGACTACGGCGCCGATCCGGACAAGGTGAAGGCGGCCAGCGCACTGGTGGTGCAGGACCTGAAGCAGATGCAGACGACGCCGGTATCGCCGGCCGACCTAGATCGCGCCAAGGGCATCCTGTTGCGGCAGATGCCGCTGGGCGAATCCAGCTTCGGTGGTATCGGCGGGCAGTTGCTCGGTCTGGCGATCGAGGGCAAGCCGCTGGATGCGACCACGGTCGCCGCGAAGCACTACCTGGAGATGACCGCGCTGCAGGTGCAGCAGGCGTTCGCCAAACACGTGCGGCCGGAGGCCTTCGTCACGGCGGTGAAGGGGCCGGCCCCGAAGGGGTAA
- a CDS encoding Dps family protein: MAMNIGIAKKDREAIAKHLSKLLADTYSLYLKTHSFHWNVTGLQFNSLHAMFETQYNELWLAADEVAERIRTLDVFAPGSYSQFGKLSAIKEESGVPDWKDMVGQLVEGHEIVAHTARETIKVADKAGDEGTADMVTGRLKEHEKTAWMLRSLLK, translated from the coding sequence ATGGCCATGAATATCGGTATTGCCAAGAAGGATCGCGAAGCGATCGCCAAGCATCTGTCCAAGCTCTTGGCCGACACCTATTCGCTGTACCTGAAGACCCACAGCTTCCACTGGAACGTGACCGGCCTGCAGTTCAACAGCCTGCACGCGATGTTCGAGACCCAGTACAACGAGCTGTGGCTGGCCGCCGACGAGGTCGCCGAACGCATCCGCACGCTGGACGTGTTCGCCCCGGGCTCCTACAGCCAGTTCGGCAAGCTGAGCGCGATCAAGGAGGAGTCCGGCGTCCCCGACTGGAAGGACATGGTCGGCCAGCTGGTGGAAGGTCACGAGATCGTGGCGCATACCGCCCGCGAAACCATCAAGGTGGCCGACAAGGCCGGCGACGAAGGTACCGCCGACATGGTCACCGGGCGCCTGAAGGAGCACGAGAAGACCGCCTGGATGCTCCGCTCGCTGCTGAAGTGA